In a genomic window of Gossypium arboreum isolate Shixiya-1 chromosome 7, ASM2569848v2, whole genome shotgun sequence:
- the LOC108485421 gene encoding protein FAF-like, chloroplastic — protein sequence MSGPLSKSLIVCSPLNITEEGMVTNKQGIGSILGSDAETPAAASLRRTLSADMSSKKWLNQHGLSPLKKIASSQEFPPPSIIDSSSEEAEEDCEAPGQTDIWTLIQQEKNKKKQLEKPAQFDIWSSIISQKAEESSKSVPVPYVHPLVKRSASSLSEKSLEICTESLGSETGSDGFSSYPPSETSDMQEEDGQEDDQQLQHQEQERVGELRIVKHYNYDAGKKSAHHHRSFPPPIPSLSRKDGASLRMKTRRDNGRLVLEAVSVPSHDNFVAQRQDGRLVLTFSNTAPDVEEENEQGESEGIGDEEKTNTDEGVEEGGCCEMEQAPKLSIGAMNVHRLAVMMNKPIWLANRNPTWPKNFDDIVKFGEEKEADKVDPTTISPSPQTPPLGQSLPPRPPRTAGRLIASPAAAAASFNAYEYYWRRSNQPMSKAAILSKNLMAHNNDQQELLVLIRNKGNYFVPLLKGCKEPRRSLLFWEPYCIATS from the coding sequence ATGTCTGGTCCCCTTAGCAAGAGCCTCATAGTATGTTCACCTTTGAACATCACTGAAGAAGGCATGGTTACCAACAAGCAAGGCATAGGGTCGATCCTTGGATCCGACGCTGAAACACCAGCAGCAGCTTCACTTAGAAGAACTTTGTCAGCCGACATGTCCTCCAAGAAATGGCTGAATCAACATGGATTGTCTCCCCTCAAAAAGATAGCATCATCCCAGGAATTCCCACCTCCTTCCATCATCGACTCATCATCGGAAGAAGCAGAAGAGGATTGCGAAGCACCAGGTCAAACCGATATCTGGACCTTAATTCAACAAGAAAAGAACAAGAAGAAGCAACTCGAGAAGCCTGCCCAATTCGATATATGGAGCTCAATCATATCACAAAAGGCTGAGGAGTCTTCTAAGTCAGTTCCAGTTCCGTATGTTCACCCTCTTGTCAAAAGATCAGCCAGCTCTTTAAGCGAGAAAAGCCTTGAAATCTGCACTGAGAGCCTTGGTTCCGAAACTGGCTCCGATGGCTTCTCTTCATACCCTCCATCAGAAACGAGTGACATGCAAGAAGAGGACGGTCAAGAGGACGATCAACAACTCCAACACCAAGAGCAAGAAAGGGTAGGGGAGCTCAGAATTGTGAAACATTATAACTATGATGCCGGCAAGAAATCAGCACACCACCACCGATCATTTCCTCCCCCAATTCCTTCACTTTCTCGCAAAGATGGAGCATCTCTTCGCATGAAGACTCGTCGAGATAACGGTAGATTGGTTCTTGAAGCTGTTTCCGTGCCTTCACACGACAACTTCGTTGCTCAACGCCAAGATGGTCGCCTTGTCCTTACTTTTTCCAATACCGctcctgatgttgaagaagaaaatgaacaaGGAGAGTCTGAAGGCATCGGAGATGAAGAGAAAACTAACACTGATGAGGGAGTTGAAGAAGGAGGTTGTTGTGAGATGGAGCAGGCTCCTAAACTGTCGATtggagcaatgaatgtgcatagGTTAGCTGTTATGATGAACAAGCCCATTTGGTTAGCAAATAGGAATCCAACATGGCCTAAAAATTTTGATGACATAGTTAAATTTGGAGAGGAAAAGGAGGCCGATAAAGTTGACCCAACCACCATCTCACCATCACCACAAACACCACCACTAGGACAGTCACTACCACCGCGGCCACCACGGACGGCCGGTAGACTGATAGCATCACCGGCGGCGGCTGCTGCATCATTCAATGCTTATGAGTACTACTGGAGGAGGTCCAATCAACCAATGTCGAAGGCAGCAATCCTTTCCAAGAATCTAATGGCTCATAATAATGATCAACAAGAATTGCTAGTGTTGATAAGGAACAAAGGTAATTACTTTGTACCTTTGCTAAAAGGATGCAAAGAACCTAGGAGATCTCTTCTCTTTTGGGAGCCTTATTGCATTGCCACTTCTTGA